One Setaria italica strain Yugu1 chromosome II, Setaria_italica_v2.0, whole genome shotgun sequence DNA segment encodes these proteins:
- the LOC101773576 gene encoding pathogenesis-related protein PRB1-3 codes for MEKVACLALAFAMAAAAVFTPCAAQNSPQDFVKLHNAARAAVGVGPVSWNDNVAAFARSWAAKRAGDCRLVHSRGSGYGENLFGGSGADWSASDAVGLWVAEKQWYDHGSNSCAAGKVCGHYTQVVWRASTAIGCARVVCNNGGIFITCNYSPPGNYAGQSPY; via the coding sequence ATGGAGAAGGTCGCGTGCCTAGCTCTGGCgttcgccatggccgccgccgccgtgttcaCGCCGTGCGCGGCGCAGAACTCGCCGCAGGACTTCGTGAAGCTGCACaacgcggcgcgcgcggcggtgggCGTCGGCCCGGTGTCGTGGAACGACAACGTGGCGGCCTTCGCGCGGAGCTGGGCGGCGAAGCGCGCCGGCGACTGCAGGCTCGTGCACTCGAGAGGCAGCGGGTACGGGGAGAACCTCTtcggcggctccggcgccgaCTGGTCGGCGTCGGACGCCGTTGGCCTGTGGGTGGCGGAGAAGCAGTGGTACGACCACGGCAGCAACAGCTGCGCCGCCGGGAAGGTGTGCGGGCACTACACGCAGGTGGTGTGGcgcgcctccaccgccatcGGATGCGCTCGCGTCGTCTGCAACAACGGCGGCATCTTCATCACCTGCAACTACAGCCCGCCGGGCAACTACGCCGGACAGAGCCCCTACTAA
- the LOC101772755 gene encoding putative xyloglucan glycosyltransferase 10 gives MAPWSGFWGARAVLAGGDAYRGGGTPVVVKMENPNWSISEIDADDEDGFLAGYGAGGRRRRRRGKNAKQITWVLLLKAHRAAGCLAWLASSAVALGGAARRRVAAGRTDADAADAEEEVPATAPAPAPPRRSRLYAFIRALLLLSLFLLAVELAAHANGRRLAAPAAVAFGALHAAWVCFRAAYVAPPLQLLADACVVLFLVQSADRLVQSLGCFYIHLKRLKPRPVSPALPDAEDPDAGYYPMVLVQIPMCNEKEVYQQSIAAVCNLDWPRSNILVQVLDDSDDPITQALIREEVEKWQQHGARIVYHHRVLREGYKAGNLKSAMSCSYVKDYEYVAIFDADFQPYPDFLKRTVPHFKDNEELGLVQARWSFVNKDENLLTRLQNINLCFHFEVEQQVNGMFINFFGFNGTAGVWRIKALEDSGGWMERTTVEDMDIAVRAHLKGWKFVFLNDVECQCELPESYEAYRKQQHRWHSGPMQLFRLCLPDIIRCKIAFWKKANLIFLFFLLRKLILPFYSFTLFCIILPLTMFVPEAELPDWVVCYIPALMSFLNILPSPRSFPFIIPYLLFENTMSVTKFNAMVSGLFQLGSAYEWVVTKKSGRSSDGDLALLSPKDHREQQQRSLTSPVAAGARKQPAAAPVEKKKKEKYNRIYKKELALSLLLLTAAARSLLSKQGMHFYFLLFQGVSFLMVGLDLIGEDVK, from the exons ATGGCGCCGTGGAGCGGCTTCTGGGGCGCCAGGgccgtcctcgccggcggcgacgcctaccgcggcggcggcacgccggTCGTCGTCAAGATGGAGAATCCCAACTGGTCCATCTCAGAgatcgacgccgacgacgaagATGGCTTCTTGGCCGGctacggcgccggcgggcggaggaggcggaggaggggcaaAAACGCCAAGCAGATCACCTGGGTGCTACTCCTCAAGGCGCACCGCGCCGCGGGCTGCCTTGCGTGGCTCGCCTCCTCGGCCGTTGCGCTCGGaggcgccgcgcggcgccgcgtCGCGGCCGGCCGCACGGACGCCGATGCCGCCGACGCTGAGGAGGAGGTGCCCGCGACCGCGCCAgcgcccgcgccgcctcggCGTTCCCGGCTCTACGCGTTCATCCGGGCGCTCCTCCTGCTCTCCCTgttcctcctcgccgtcgagctcgcCGCCCACGCcaacggccgccgcctcgccgcgcccgccgccgtggccttCGGCGCGCTCCACGCGGCGTGGGTGTGCTTCCGCGCCGCCTACGTCGCCCCGCCGCTCCAGCTCCTCGCCGACGCCTGCGTCGTGCTTTTCCTCGTCCAGAGCGCTGACCGCCTCGTCCAGAGCCTCGGCTGCTTCTACATCCACCTCAAGCGCCTCAAGCCCAGGCCCGTCTCGCCGGCATTGCCCGACGCGGAGGACCCCGACGCCGGCTACTACCCCATGGTGCTCGTGCAGATACCAATGTGCAACGAGAAGGAG GTGTATCAGCAGTCAATTGCAGCGGTCTGCAATTTGGATTGGCCGAGGTCCAACATCCTGGTGCAGGTGCTGGATGACTCTGATGACCCGATCACACAGGCATTGATCAGAGAGGAGGTAGAGAAGTGGCAGCAGCATGGTGCGCGCATCGTGTACCACCACCGCGTGCTCAGGGAGGGCTACAAGGCCGGCAACCTCAAGTCGGCGATGAGCTGCAGCTATGTGAAGGACTATGAGTATGTGGCAATCTTCGATGCCGATTTCCAGCCTTACCCTGACTTCTTGAAGCGCACCGTGCCGCATTTCAAG GACAATGAAGAATTGGGGCTAGTGCAAGCGAGATGGTCATTTGTGAACAAGGATGAGAACCTATTAACGCGGTTGCAGAACATTAACCTCTGTTTCCACTTTGAGGTGGAACAACAGGTGAACGGCATGTTCATCAACTTCTTTGGGTTCAATGGCACAGCTGGGGTGTGGAGAATCAAGGCTTTGGAGGATTCAGGGGGCTGGATGGAGCGGACGACGGTCGAAGACATGGACATCGCAGTTCGTGCGCATCTAAAAGGCTGGAAGTTCGTCTTCCTGAATGATGTGGAG TGCCAATGTGAGTTACCGGAGTCCTATGAGGCTTACAGAAAGCAACAGCATCGGTGGCATTCAGGCCCAATGCAGCTGTTTAGGCTGTGCTTGCCAGACATCATTAGATGCAAG ATCGCCTTCTGGAAGAAGGCCAACCtgatcttcctcttcttcctgctcCGCAAGCTCATCCTGCCCTTCTACTCCTTCACGCTCTTCTGCATCATCCTGCCACTGACAATGTTCGTCCCCGAAGCCGAGCTCCCGGACTGGGTGGTCTGCTACATCCCCGCCCTGATGTCCTTCCTCAATATCCTCCCATCACCTCGATCCTTCCCCTTCATCATTCCCTACCTCCTCTTCGAGAACACCATGTCCGTGACCAAGTTCAACGCCATGGTGTCCGGCCTGTTCCAGCTCGGCAGCGCCTACGAGTGGGTGGTGACCAAGAAATCAGGCCGGTCCTCGGACGGCGACCTCGCCTTGCTGTCACCCAAGGACCAccgcgagcagcagcagcggtcGTTGACATCGCCAGTCGCCGCCGGAGCGAGGAaacagccggcggcggcgcctgtggagaagaagaagaaggagaagtaCAACCGGATTTACAAGAAGGAGCTGGCGctgtcgctgctgctgctgacggCCGCCGCCCGGAGCCTGCTGTCGAAGCAGGGGATGCACTTCTACTTCCTGCTGTTCCAGGGCGTCTCGTTCCTGATGGTCGGCCTCGACCTCATCGGCGAGGACGTGAAATAA
- the LOC101773164 gene encoding uncharacterized protein LOC101773164 encodes MAGRREGEHPASPWRPGVPGEEGDSGPFPSAIILVALVGATATTAAVGQLRRTVRWFYTQLSRSEPYVYWEDVPRTRRPNRSGEAWEQYYQRMRERNEDQRERVERIRCMQDVFKKERSKCRDYRTWESHGPNFYQHSQRDDRYWDAEAFYANQRTNFRSMPRETMSYAMSRHYSILGLDRSRSEPFSDAEIKNAFRRKAMEYHPDQNQNNKEVAEAKFKEVMDSYEAIKSERRNANC; translated from the exons atggccggccgccgcgAAGGCGAGCACCCGGCGAGCCCGTGGCGACCTGGGGTCCCAGGGGAGGAGGGGGACTCCGGCCCCTTCCCCTCCGCCATCATCCTCGTCGCGCTcgtcggcgccaccgccaccaccgccgcc GTCGGTCAACTGCGCCGGACGGTCAGATGGTTCTACACTCAG CTCAGTAGGTCGGAACCATATGTGTACTGGGAAGATGTACCTCGAACCCGAAGGCCAAATCGGTCCGGTGAAGCCTGGGAACAATATTACCAGAGGATGCGCGAAAGGAATGAGGATCAAAGGGAAAGAGTG GAACGCATACGGTGCATGCAAGATGTATTTAAAAAGGAGAGAAGTAAATGTCGAGACTATCGAACTTGGGAAAGCCATGGTCCCAACTTTTATCAGCATAGTCAAAGAGATGACCGATACTGGGATGCAGAAGCATTTTATGCCAATCAAAGGACAAATTTCAGATCAATGCCCAGGGAAACTATGAGTTACGCCATGTCACGGCACTATTCTATTTTGGGTCTTGACAG GTCAAGATCAGAGCCATTTTCAGATGCTGAAATCAAG AATGCTTTCAGGAGAAAAGCAATGGAGTATCATCCAGACCAAAACCAAAATAACAAAG AGGTTGCTGAGGCAAAATTCAAAGAGGTTATGGATTCTTATGAAGCAATAAAATCAGAACGGCGAAATGCAAATTGCTGA
- the LOC101774383 gene encoding pathogenesis-related protein 1 translates to MEKVACLALALAMAAAAGVVVTPCAAQNSQQDFVDLHNAARSDVGVGPVSWDDNVAAFARSYAAQRAGDCALQHSSGSGYGENIFVGGAGADWSASDAVGLWVAEKQWYDHGSNSCSAPAGQSCGHYTQVVWRDSTAIGCARTVCNNGGVFITCNYNPPGNFVGQSPY, encoded by the coding sequence ATGGAGAAGGTTGCGTGCTTAGCTCTGGCgctcgccatggcggcggccgccggcgtcgtcgtcacGCCGTGCGCGGCGCAGAACTCGCAGCAGGACTTCGTTGACCTGCACAACGCGGCGCGGtccgacgtcggcgtcggcccgGTGTCGTGGGACGACAACGTCGCCGCCTTCGCGCGGAGCTACGCGGCGCAGCGCGCCGGCGACTGCGCGCTCCAGCATTCCAGCGGTAGCGGCTACGGCGAGAACATCTtcgtgggcggcgccggcgccgactgGTCGGCGTCGGACGCCGTTGGCCTGTGGGTGGCGGAGAAGCAGTGGTACGACCACGGCAGCAACTCCtgctcggcgccggcgggccaGTCGTGCGGCCACTACACGCAGGTGGTCTGGCGTGACTCCACCGCCATCGGATGCGCCCGCACCGTCTGCAACAACGGTGGCGTCTTCATCACCTGCAACTACAACCCGCCGGGCAACTTCGTCGGACAGAGCCCGTACTAG